In one window of Photorhabdus laumondii subsp. laumondii DNA:
- the gpsA gene encoding NAD(P)H-dependent glycerol-3-phosphate dehydrogenase, which translates to MNSTVSMTVIGAGSYGTSLAITLARNGHNVVLWGHNPEHVGALQRVRCNQKFLPDVSFPDSLLLETDLIKALTASRDILVVVPSHVFGEVLKQIKPHLRPDSRIVWATKGLEADTGRLLQDVAREILGNEIPLAVLSGPTFAKELAAGLPTAIAISATESAFGDGLQQLFHCGKSFRVYKNPDFIGVQLGGAVKNVIAIGAGISDGMGFGANARTALITRGLAEMSRLGAALGADPSTFMGMAGLGDLVLTCTDNQSRNRRFGMMLGQGISVEEAQYQIGQVVEGYRNTKEVRALANRANVEMPIAEQIYQILYCNKNVIEAAQALLGRARKDESDNVRS; encoded by the coding sequence ATGAATAGTACTGTTTCTATGACAGTGATTGGTGCCGGCTCATACGGCACCTCATTAGCCATTACGCTGGCTCGTAATGGTCATAATGTTGTACTTTGGGGGCATAATCCAGAGCATGTTGGGGCATTGCAACGGGTGCGTTGTAATCAAAAATTTCTGCCGGATGTTTCCTTTCCTGATAGTTTATTGCTTGAAACGGACCTAATAAAAGCACTAACAGCGAGCCGCGATATTCTTGTTGTGGTACCTAGCCATGTGTTTGGTGAAGTGTTAAAGCAGATAAAACCACATTTACGGCCTGATTCACGTATCGTATGGGCAACTAAAGGCTTGGAAGCGGATACCGGTCGGTTATTGCAGGATGTGGCCCGTGAGATATTAGGCAATGAAATACCGCTAGCGGTGCTCTCTGGGCCAACATTTGCTAAAGAGTTAGCGGCTGGTTTGCCTACCGCGATTGCTATTTCCGCGACGGAATCTGCTTTTGGCGATGGACTTCAACAATTATTCCACTGTGGCAAAAGTTTCCGGGTTTATAAAAATCCTGATTTTATTGGTGTTCAACTCGGTGGTGCCGTAAAAAACGTGATCGCCATTGGCGCGGGAATATCTGATGGCATGGGATTTGGTGCTAATGCTCGTACCGCATTGATTACTCGTGGATTGGCGGAAATGAGTCGCCTTGGTGCAGCGCTTGGTGCTGATCCTTCTACCTTTATGGGCATGGCGGGATTGGGCGATTTGGTCTTAACTTGTACTGATAACCAATCACGTAACCGTCGTTTTGGCATGATGCTGGGGCAGGGAATCAGTGTTGAAGAAGCGCAGTATCAGATTGGGCAGGTTGTTGAAGGTTATCGCAATACCAAAGAAGTACGTGCATTGGCTAATCGCGCCAATGTAGAAATGCCGATTGCAGAACAAATCTACCAGATACTCTATTGCAATAAAAATGTGATAGAAGCTGCTCAGGCATTATTAGGAAGAGCCAGAAAGGATGAGAGCGATAATGTGCGCTCTTAA
- the cysE gene encoding serine O-acetyltransferase has protein sequence MSLEELDEVWKNIKTEARALAECEPMLASFFHATLLKHENLGSALSYMLANKLATPIMPAIAVREIVEEAYGSDQKMIVSAARDIIAVRLRDPAVDKYSTPLLYLKGFHALQAYRIAHWIWGEDRKALAIYLQNQISMSFGVDIHPAAKIGCGIMLDHATGIVIGETAVVENDVSILQSVTLGGTGKTGGDRHPKVREGVMIGAGSKILGNIEIGRGAKIGAGSVVLRSVPPHTTAAGVPARIVGKPESEKPSLDMNQHFNGINHGFEYGDGI, from the coding sequence ATGTCGCTAGAAGAATTGGACGAAGTTTGGAAGAACATAAAAACAGAAGCGAGAGCACTGGCTGAATGTGAACCGATGTTGGCCAGTTTTTTTCATGCAACATTACTCAAGCATGAAAATCTTGGTAGTGCTTTAAGTTATATGCTGGCGAATAAGCTGGCTACGCCGATTATGCCGGCTATTGCTGTTAGAGAGATCGTAGAAGAGGCTTATGGCTCGGATCAAAAAATGATTGTCTCTGCTGCCCGCGACATCATAGCGGTACGTCTACGCGATCCCGCCGTAGATAAATACTCAACACCTCTGCTGTACCTCAAAGGGTTTCATGCTCTCCAAGCCTATCGTATTGCCCATTGGATCTGGGGAGAAGACCGTAAAGCATTGGCTATTTATCTGCAAAACCAAATCTCGATGTCTTTTGGCGTTGATATTCACCCGGCAGCAAAGATTGGTTGTGGCATTATGCTTGACCACGCCACTGGCATTGTGATTGGCGAAACGGCGGTAGTGGAAAATGACGTTTCTATCCTGCAATCCGTCACCCTTGGTGGTACGGGTAAAACCGGGGGTGATCGTCATCCGAAAGTCAGGGAAGGGGTGATGATTGGTGCAGGTTCGAAAATATTGGGTAATATTGAAATTGGTCGTGGGGCTAAAATTGGCGCAGGTTCAGTTGTCCTTCGCTCTGTTCCACCGCACACAACAGCCGCTGGAGTGCCTGCCCGTATTGTCGGTAAACCTGAAAGCGAAAAGCCATCATTGGATATGAACCAGCATTTTAATGGTATCAACCATGGCTTTGAGTATGGGGATGGGATTTAA
- a CDS encoding class I SAM-dependent methyltransferase, with translation MKAKNSKEFLHDVIEWDIYNWSHSLKYWQDHSGLELKSANILELGSRNGGLSLWAALNGANVLCTDLDGPTPKALEKHKRYNIEKSIQYDKLNASDIKYKNHFDIVMFKSVLGAVGYNFNKTAQKEAINQIFYSLKEGGELWFAENLVASPLHKFLRKNYVNWGNTWGYVTTKEMTEYLSAFSDVNYTTLGFLATLGRNEFQRKFLGVLDNKVLNKVIPKHWHYIIIGVAKK, from the coding sequence ATGAAAGCAAAAAATTCAAAAGAATTTCTCCATGATGTCATAGAATGGGATATATATAATTGGAGTCATTCGTTAAAATATTGGCAAGATCATTCTGGATTAGAATTAAAGTCAGCTAATATTCTAGAGCTAGGTAGTCGAAATGGTGGGTTATCATTATGGGCAGCATTGAATGGAGCAAATGTCTTATGTACTGATTTAGATGGCCCTACGCCAAAAGCACTGGAGAAACATAAGCGTTATAATATAGAAAAGAGCATTCAGTATGATAAATTAAACGCATCGGATATTAAATATAAGAACCATTTTGATATTGTTATGTTTAAATCAGTATTAGGTGCTGTCGGTTATAATTTCAATAAAACAGCACAAAAAGAGGCTATTAATCAAATCTTTTATTCATTAAAGGAAGGAGGTGAACTTTGGTTTGCAGAAAATCTGGTTGCATCACCATTGCATAAATTCCTCAGGAAAAATTATGTTAATTGGGGAAATACTTGGGGCTATGTTACCACCAAGGAAATGACAGAGTATTTATCAGCATTTTCAGATGTTAATTATACAACATTAGGCTTCCTTGCTACGCTTGGTAGGAATGAATTTCAAAGAAAATTTTTAGGGGTGTTAGATAATAAAGTTCTAAATAAAGTCATTCCTAAGCATTGGCACTATATTATAATAGGTGTAGCAAAAAAATAA
- a CDS encoding rhodanese-like domain-containing protein, with the protein MLQEIMQFINQHMTLSLIWIALLVAVIVTTTRGFFSKTKEITRAQAINLINKEEAIVVDLRSREDFRKGHIIGAVNLTPSEIKDNNFAELEKHKKQPVIVVSANGTESRTPAENLLRAGFERVCSLKEGLVGWTGENLPLARGKK; encoded by the coding sequence ATGCTGCAAGAAATCATGCAATTTATTAACCAGCATATGACCTTAAGCCTCATTTGGATTGCGCTGCTGGTTGCTGTTATTGTGACGACAACGAGAGGTTTCTTCTCTAAAACCAAAGAGATAACTCGTGCTCAAGCTATTAATCTGATCAATAAAGAAGAAGCCATCGTCGTGGATTTACGTTCCCGTGAAGATTTCCGCAAAGGGCATATTATTGGTGCAGTAAACCTGACTCCCTCTGAAATTAAAGACAACAATTTTGCTGAGTTGGAAAAACATAAAAAGCAGCCTGTAATTGTTGTTTCTGCGAATGGCACTGAATCTCGTACTCCGGCAGAGAATCTTCTTCGTGCTGGTTTTGAACGCGTATGTTCCTTGAAAGAAGGTTTGGTTGGTTGGACAGGCGAAAATTTGCCATTGGCACGTGGTAAAAAGTAA
- the rfaD gene encoding ADP-glyceromanno-heptose 6-epimerase, producing MIIVTGGAGFIGSNIVKALNDEGYKDILVVDNLKDGTKFINLADLDIADYMDKEEFIASILAGDDFGDIDAIFHEGACSSTTEWDGKYMMDNNYQYSKELLHYCLERRTPFLYASSAATYGGRTDNFIEERQYEKPLNVYGYSKFLFDQYVREILPQADSQICGFRYFNVYGPREGHKGSMASVAFHLNNQINQRQNPKLFAGSEGFQRDFIYVGDAAAVNLWFWKNGVSGIYNCGTGRAESFQAVADAVVECHKDKSLTVEHIDFPEHLKGRYQRFTQADLTKLRAAGYDKPFKTVAEGVTEYMHWLNQDK from the coding sequence ATGATTATTGTCACTGGCGGTGCTGGATTTATTGGTAGCAATATTGTCAAAGCACTAAATGACGAAGGATATAAAGATATTCTGGTCGTAGATAATCTAAAAGATGGTACTAAGTTCATCAATCTGGCTGACTTGGATATTGCTGATTACATGGACAAGGAAGAGTTTATTGCCAGTATTCTGGCCGGTGATGACTTCGGTGATATTGACGCTATTTTCCATGAAGGCGCTTGTTCATCCACAACCGAGTGGGATGGCAAATATATGATGGATAATAACTATCAATATTCCAAAGAATTGCTGCACTATTGCCTTGAACGCCGCACTCCTTTCCTGTACGCCTCCTCAGCAGCAACCTATGGCGGCCGCACGGATAATTTTATCGAAGAGCGTCAATATGAGAAGCCACTCAATGTTTATGGTTACTCTAAGTTTCTGTTCGACCAATATGTCCGGGAAATCTTGCCTCAAGCTGATTCACAAATTTGTGGTTTCCGTTATTTCAATGTGTATGGACCACGTGAAGGGCACAAAGGGAGTATGGCTAGCGTTGCCTTTCATTTGAATAATCAAATCAATCAGAGACAAAACCCCAAATTATTCGCCGGCAGTGAAGGCTTTCAACGTGATTTTATCTATGTTGGTGATGCCGCTGCGGTTAATCTTTGGTTCTGGAAAAATGGCGTTTCCGGTATTTATAACTGTGGAACGGGTCGTGCTGAATCTTTCCAAGCGGTTGCAGATGCAGTTGTTGAATGCCATAAAGATAAATCACTCACTGTTGAACATATTGATTTCCCTGAACATCTGAAAGGTCGTTATCAGCGCTTCACGCAAGCAGATCTGACCAAACTTCGCGCGGCGGGTTATGATAAGCCATTCAAAACCGTTGCCGAAGGGGTAACGGAATATATGCATTGGCTCAATCAGGATAAGTAA
- the secB gene encoding protein-export chaperone SecB, giving the protein MSEQSNTEMAFQIQRIYTKDISFEAPNAPQVFQQEWQPEVKLDLDTASSELAQGVYEVVLRVTVTAALGEETAFLCEVQQGGIFSIDGIEGTQLAHCLGAYCPNILFPYARECITSLVSRGTFPQLNLAPVNFDALFMNYLQQQAEQSQGGEQTEQEA; this is encoded by the coding sequence ATGTCAGAACAAAGCAATACAGAAATGGCTTTCCAGATCCAACGTATCTACACCAAAGATATCTCTTTTGAAGCACCGAACGCACCGCAAGTGTTTCAGCAGGAATGGCAGCCGGAAGTAAAACTGGATCTGGATACCGCTTCCAGTGAGTTGGCTCAAGGGGTTTATGAAGTTGTTCTGCGTGTGACTGTGACCGCAGCTTTGGGAGAAGAGACGGCATTCCTGTGTGAAGTACAGCAAGGGGGTATTTTCTCTATTGACGGTATTGAAGGAACTCAGTTAGCTCACTGCTTGGGGGCATATTGTCCGAATATCCTGTTCCCGTATGCTCGTGAGTGCATCACTAGCTTGGTCAGCCGTGGTACCTTCCCACAGCTGAATCTGGCTCCAGTAAACTTTGACGCCCTATTCATGAACTACCTGCAACAGCAGGCAGAACAGTCTCAGGGTGGTGAACAAACTGAACAGGAAGCTTAA
- the tdh gene encoding L-threonine 3-dehydrogenase codes for MKALSKLKAEEGIWMIDVPEPELGHNDVMIKIRKTAICGTDVHIYNWDDWSQKTIPVPMVVGHEYVGEVVAIGQEVKGFKIGDRVSGEGHITCGYCRNCRGGRTHLCRNTIGVGVNRAGCFAQYLVIPAFNAFKIPDNISDELAAIFDPFGNAVHTALSFDLVGEDVLVSGAGPIGIMAAAVCKHVGARHVVITDVNEYRLELARKMGVTRAVNVSQENLTDVMAELGMTEGFDVGLEMSGAPAAFRTLLNTMNHGGRVALLGIPPSDMAIDWNQVIFKGLFIKGIYGREMFETWYKMATLIQSGLDLTPIITHRFSIDDFQKGFDIMRSGQSGKVILNWD; via the coding sequence ATGAAAGCATTGTCAAAGTTAAAAGCAGAAGAAGGCATCTGGATGATCGATGTGCCCGAGCCAGAGCTGGGGCACAATGATGTGATGATCAAAATCCGTAAAACAGCGATTTGTGGTACGGATGTGCACATCTATAACTGGGATGATTGGTCACAAAAAACCATTCCTGTACCGATGGTTGTCGGTCATGAATATGTTGGTGAAGTTGTTGCCATTGGTCAGGAAGTAAAAGGTTTTAAAATTGGTGATCGGGTGTCTGGCGAAGGGCATATTACTTGTGGTTACTGCCGTAACTGTCGTGGTGGCCGTACTCACTTATGCCGTAATACCATTGGCGTAGGGGTAAACCGCGCTGGTTGTTTTGCACAATATCTGGTTATTCCTGCATTTAATGCGTTCAAAATTCCAGATAACATCTCTGATGAACTGGCTGCTATTTTTGACCCATTTGGCAATGCTGTTCATACCGCGCTTTCGTTTGATCTGGTTGGTGAAGATGTGCTGGTTTCTGGTGCTGGCCCAATTGGTATTATGGCGGCGGCAGTATGTAAACATGTTGGCGCGCGTCATGTTGTCATCACCGACGTTAACGAATATCGCCTTGAGTTGGCACGTAAAATGGGTGTCACCCGTGCGGTGAACGTTAGTCAGGAAAATCTGACCGATGTCATGGCGGAATTGGGCATGACGGAAGGTTTTGATGTTGGTTTGGAAATGTCTGGTGCCCCGGCGGCGTTTCGTACCTTATTAAATACCATGAATCACGGCGGCCGTGTTGCATTGTTGGGCATTCCTCCATCAGATATGGCAATTGATTGGAATCAGGTGATTTTTAAGGGATTGTTTATCAAAGGTATTTATGGCCGTGAGATGTTTGAAACCTGGTACAAAATGGCTACATTAATCCAGTCTGGTTTGGATCTGACACCCATTATCACCCACCGGTTCTCTATCGATGATTTCCAGAAAGGCTTTGACATCATGCGTTCAGGGCAGTCTGGTAAAGTTATTCTGAACTGGGATTAA
- a CDS encoding 3-oxoacyl-[acyl-carrier-protein] synthase III C-terminal domain-containing protein, producing MKITGIAGLLPSRFVSNQEVIDLVEYYSKEIFHGDLPKTLKLIGKMLNKAGINSRYWLADNEKPMELIEAAFNHALAQANIIKEDIDLLIYSSVARGFIEPANSTFVSKALGLTCRNYDVVDACNGWVAAMDIINSKMKAGEIRHAAIVNMEFIMSQNGPIFPKTFSLNSLSEVAYKFIGCTVGEAATVTIISNESPENFKFNYINRPDLSDLSTISLPDWRLFCNDTDVERIGPTGGKYQVNSHSALLHDHGEKETINLFNHHKISDDIEHIFIHTGSPKTWARLGQKMGIDDKIHHVGQRVGNIATASIPFGIFDAINQGILEKNQLCMGWAGSGGMVFAAMTFKF from the coding sequence ATGAAAATAACAGGCATAGCCGGATTACTTCCTTCCCGATTCGTCTCTAATCAAGAGGTTATTGATTTAGTTGAATATTATTCAAAAGAAATTTTCCATGGTGATTTGCCCAAGACATTGAAGCTAATCGGAAAAATGCTTAATAAAGCAGGTATAAATTCCCGGTATTGGTTGGCAGATAACGAGAAACCTATGGAACTCATTGAGGCCGCATTTAATCATGCCTTAGCACAAGCCAATATCATTAAGGAAGATATCGATTTACTGATCTATTCCAGTGTTGCCCGCGGCTTCATAGAACCAGCTAACAGTACTTTTGTCTCAAAGGCACTAGGGCTAACTTGTAGGAACTACGATGTTGTAGACGCCTGTAACGGTTGGGTGGCAGCTATGGATATTATCAATAGCAAAATGAAAGCTGGTGAAATACGCCATGCCGCTATTGTTAATATGGAGTTTATTATGTCCCAAAATGGACCAATTTTTCCAAAGACTTTTTCCCTAAACTCCTTGTCAGAAGTAGCTTATAAATTCATAGGTTGCACAGTCGGAGAGGCAGCAACCGTCACTATTATTAGTAATGAATCGCCTGAAAACTTCAAATTTAATTATATCAATCGCCCAGACTTAAGCGACTTATCAACAATTTCACTGCCAGACTGGAGGCTATTCTGCAATGATACAGACGTTGAACGTATTGGGCCTACAGGCGGGAAATATCAAGTGAACTCCCACTCGGCACTACTGCACGATCATGGAGAGAAAGAGACTATTAATCTATTTAATCATCACAAAATATCTGACGATATCGAACATATTTTTATTCATACAGGTTCACCAAAAACGTGGGCACGCCTTGGTCAGAAGATGGGTATTGACGACAAGATACATCATGTTGGCCAACGGGTAGGTAATATTGCTACAGCATCTATCCCGTTCGGAATATTCGATGCCATTAATCAAGGTATATTGGAAAAAAATCAACTTTGTATGGGATGGGCTGGTAGTGGTGGAATGGTCTTTGCCGCAATGACGTTTAAATTTTAA
- the tnpA gene encoding IS200/IS605-like element ISPlu2 family transposase, which produces MDYRYGSHTVFQIEYHFVWVTKYRYKVLTGEVASRVRELIRQTCGSFEIRILKGVVSQDHVHILVSSPPTLAPSEIMRRLKGRTASKLFEEFSHLKKRYWGQHFWGRGYFCATVGQLTEEMIKSYLEHHFEPNPNDNFRMDN; this is translated from the coding sequence ATGGATTACAGATATGGCAGCCACACGGTATTTCAGATTGAATACCATTTTGTGTGGGTAACGAAATACAGATACAAAGTGCTGACAGGAGAAGTGGCAAGTCGAGTGCGAGAATTAATCCGTCAGACATGCGGCTCCTTTGAAATCAGAATATTAAAGGGAGTTGTGAGTCAAGATCACGTGCATATACTCGTCAGCAGTCCCCCAACATTAGCGCCAAGTGAAATCATGAGAAGGCTGAAGGGGAGAACGGCCAGTAAGCTGTTTGAAGAATTTTCGCATTTGAAAAAGCGGTACTGGGGCCAACATTTTTGGGGGCGAGGCTATTTTTGTGCAACGGTGGGGCAGTTAACGGAGGAAATGATCAAAAGCTATTTAGAACATCATTTTGAACCCAATCCGAATGATAATTTCAGGATGGATAATTGA
- the envC gene encoding murein hydrolase activator EnvC codes for MADDKEMHSRNYRRNQNSRRNDIFALLFYVFLLVIFSFNTFANQIIDNKNQLKDLQQNIAEKEKSVQQQQQKRSSLLNQLKDQENTISKIGQSLHNAQTQLSKLNKEITFLVSNIKKLEKQQKAQRDMLARQLDAAFRQGQYQGLELMFRGEEGKRGERILAYYSYLNQARQDTIVKLEQTAVDLTEQKKLEQQKQEEQKQVLTEQQQQKQQMEVARNARQKTLSELESSLKKDQKNLAELKQNETRLRDKIAKAEREAKARAEREAREAARVRAQIAAKQKQAQQKGSSYKPTEDERALMARTGGLGRPAGQAIWPVHGKVIHQFGEALQGELRWKGMVISATEGTEVKAISDGRVLLADWLQGYGLVVVIEHGKGDMSLYGYNQSALVSVGQQVRAGQPIALVGNSGGQQQPALYFEIRRQGRAVNPQPWLGR; via the coding sequence ATGGCTGACGACAAGGAAATGCATAGCCGTAATTATCGGCGCAATCAGAACTCACGGCGGAATGATATCTTTGCCTTATTGTTCTATGTTTTCCTATTGGTTATTTTTAGCTTTAATACCTTTGCGAATCAAATTATCGACAATAAAAATCAGTTGAAAGATCTCCAACAAAACATCGCGGAGAAAGAGAAGAGCGTGCAACAACAACAGCAAAAACGTAGTTCTTTGCTAAATCAACTGAAAGATCAGGAAAATACCATTTCCAAAATTGGGCAATCTCTACACAACGCCCAAACTCAACTCAGTAAGCTGAATAAAGAGATTACCTTTCTAGTCTCCAACATTAAAAAACTGGAAAAACAACAAAAAGCGCAACGAGATATGCTGGCACGCCAATTAGATGCAGCATTTCGTCAAGGGCAATATCAAGGGCTCGAACTCATGTTCAGAGGAGAGGAGGGTAAGAGAGGAGAACGTATACTCGCTTACTATAGCTACCTTAATCAAGCCCGCCAGGACACCATTGTTAAACTTGAACAAACAGCGGTTGATTTAACTGAACAGAAAAAGCTTGAGCAGCAGAAACAGGAAGAGCAGAAACAAGTGCTGACTGAACAGCAGCAGCAGAAACAGCAGATGGAAGTGGCCCGCAACGCTCGGCAAAAAACGTTGTCTGAACTGGAATCTTCCTTAAAGAAAGATCAGAAAAATCTCGCTGAACTAAAACAAAATGAAACCCGTCTGCGAGATAAAATTGCCAAGGCAGAACGGGAAGCGAAAGCACGTGCTGAACGAGAAGCCAGAGAAGCAGCCCGCGTCCGTGCCCAGATTGCCGCAAAACAGAAGCAAGCACAGCAAAAAGGTTCAAGCTACAAGCCAACTGAGGATGAGCGCGCATTGATGGCGCGTACCGGTGGCCTTGGCCGTCCGGCTGGTCAGGCAATCTGGCCGGTCCACGGTAAGGTGATACATCAGTTTGGTGAAGCGCTGCAAGGCGAATTACGCTGGAAAGGCATGGTGATTTCAGCCACAGAAGGTACGGAAGTCAAAGCGATATCTGATGGTCGGGTTTTACTGGCTGACTGGTTGCAAGGCTATGGGCTGGTTGTCGTTATCGAGCACGGTAAAGGTGATATGAGTCTCTATGGCTATAATCAGAGTGCTCTGGTCAGTGTCGGCCAGCAAGTTCGTGCCGGACAACCTATTGCATTGGTCGGTAACAGTGGCGGTCAGCAACAACCCGCACTCTATTTTGAAATCCGCCGTCAGGGAAGAGCAGTAAACCCACAACCGTGGCTTGGGAGATAA
- the kbl gene encoding glycine C-acetyltransferase codes for MSASFYQQINEQLEQAHSEGLFKNERIITSAQNADIAVADGSHVINFCANNYLGLANHPELIAAAKAGMDSHGFGMASVRFICGTQDTHKALERKLAEFLGMEDAILYSSCFDANGGLFETLFGPEDAIISDALNHASIIDGVRLCKAKRYRYANNDMQELRAQLEKAKADNARHIVIATDGVFSMDGVIADLKSICDLADEFDAMVMVDDSHAVGFVGAHGRGTHEYCDVMDRIDIITGTLGKALGGASGGYTAARKEVVEWLRQRSRPYLFSNSLAPAIVAASIKVLDMLKEGDALRDRLWKNANLFREKMTAAGFTLAGADHAIIPVMLGDAKLAQEFAAELLKEGIYVTGFFYPVVPKNQARIRTQMSAAHTEEQIERAVAAFTRIGKQLNVIA; via the coding sequence ATGTCAGCGTCATTTTATCAGCAAATTAATGAACAATTAGAACAAGCCCATTCTGAAGGATTGTTCAAAAATGAACGTATCATCACCTCTGCACAAAATGCTGACATTGCTGTAGCCGATGGCAGCCACGTTATTAACTTCTGCGCAAATAACTACTTAGGTTTGGCTAATCACCCTGAGCTTATTGCCGCGGCTAAAGCAGGAATGGATAGCCACGGTTTTGGTATGGCATCTGTTCGTTTTATTTGTGGAACTCAGGATACTCATAAAGCGCTGGAGAGAAAACTGGCAGAATTTTTGGGTATGGAAGATGCTATTCTTTATTCTTCTTGTTTTGATGCTAATGGTGGTTTATTTGAAACGCTATTTGGGCCGGAAGATGCCATTATCTCTGATGCGTTGAATCATGCTTCTATTATTGATGGTGTCCGTTTATGCAAAGCGAAGCGTTATCGCTATGCTAATAATGATATGCAGGAACTGAGAGCACAATTAGAGAAAGCGAAAGCAGATAATGCACGCCATATTGTGATTGCAACCGATGGTGTGTTCTCGATGGATGGTGTGATTGCTGATTTGAAGTCTATCTGTGATCTGGCTGATGAATTTGATGCAATGGTCATGGTGGATGACTCCCATGCTGTTGGTTTTGTTGGTGCTCATGGCCGTGGTACTCACGAATATTGTGACGTCATGGATCGCATTGACATCATTACCGGCACATTAGGTAAAGCGTTGGGTGGTGCTTCCGGTGGCTATACCGCGGCACGTAAAGAAGTTGTTGAGTGGCTGCGCCAGCGCTCACGCCCATATCTGTTCTCTAACTCACTGGCTCCGGCGATTGTCGCGGCATCCATTAAGGTGTTGGATATGCTGAAAGAGGGAGATGCATTGCGTGATCGTCTGTGGAAGAACGCTAACCTGTTCCGTGAAAAAATGACAGCCGCAGGTTTCACTTTGGCGGGGGCTGACCATGCGATTATTCCGGTCATGTTAGGTGATGCGAAATTGGCACAGGAGTTTGCCGCAGAATTACTGAAAGAAGGCATTTATGTTACTGGTTTCTTCTATCCGGTAGTCCCTAAAAATCAGGCCCGTATCCGCACGCAAATGTCAGCAGCGCATACGGAAGAGCAAATTGAACGTGCAGTTGCAGCGTTCACGCGAATTGGTAAGCAATTAAATGTAATTGCATAA
- the rfaF gene encoding ADP-heptose--LPS heptosyltransferase RfaF, translating to MKILVIGPSWVGDMMMSQSLYRTLKALHPNAEIDVMAPAWCRPLLDKMPEVNQALAMPLGHGALALGERRRLGVALRERKYHRAYVLPNSFKSALVPFFANIPLRTGWRGEMRYGLLNDIRTLNKEAFPLMVQRYAALAYDAKPSSAADLPQPLLWPQLDVSDEDIAESTAAFNISDHRPIIGFCPGAEFGPAKRWPHYHYAALAQQLITQKGYQILLFGSAKDHEGGEDIRNSLTGEAREHCINLAGQTSLEQAVNIIAACDAIVTNDSGLMHVAAALNRPLVALYGPSSPDFTPPLSDKAEVIRLITGYHKVRKGDSSHGYHQSLIDIQPEQVITSLEKLLQAENQS from the coding sequence ATGAAAATATTGGTGATCGGCCCTTCGTGGGTGGGTGACATGATGATGTCGCAGAGCCTTTACCGGACATTAAAGGCTTTGCATCCTAATGCAGAAATTGATGTGATGGCCCCCGCCTGGTGCCGCCCACTGCTGGATAAAATGCCGGAGGTCAATCAAGCATTAGCTATGCCATTAGGACATGGCGCACTGGCATTGGGCGAACGCCGCCGTTTGGGGGTCGCCCTGCGTGAACGTAAATATCATCGCGCTTATGTGCTACCAAATTCTTTTAAATCTGCCTTGGTGCCTTTCTTCGCCAATATTCCTCTGCGCACTGGCTGGCGCGGTGAAATGAGATATGGATTGCTTAATGATATTCGTACATTGAATAAAGAAGCCTTCCCATTAATGGTTCAACGCTATGCCGCATTGGCTTACGATGCAAAACCCAGTAGTGCGGCAGATCTGCCTCAACCATTACTTTGGCCTCAACTGGATGTCAGTGATGAAGATATTGCTGAATCCACCGCAGCATTCAATATTTCTGATCATCGGCCTATCATCGGTTTCTGCCCCGGCGCAGAATTTGGCCCGGCAAAACGCTGGCCGCATTATCACTATGCCGCATTAGCTCAGCAGCTTATTACTCAAAAGGGATATCAAATTCTGCTATTTGGCTCTGCCAAAGATCACGAAGGTGGAGAGGATATCCGCAACTCACTGACGGGAGAAGCTCGTGAACACTGTATCAATCTTGCCGGACAAACTTCTCTTGAACAGGCAGTCAATATTATCGCGGCCTGTGATGCTATTGTGACCAACGATTCCGGTTTGATGCATGTTGCCGCAGCACTTAATCGCCCTCTGGTTGCACTTTACGGCCCAAGTAGCCCAGATTTTACTCCACCATTATCCGATAAAGCGGAAGTTATCCGTCTTATTACTGGTTATCACAAAGTCAGAAAAGGTGACAGTTCACATGGCTATCATCAGAGCCTGATCGATATTCAACCAGAACAAGTTATCACTTCTCTAGAAAAATTATTACAAGCGGAGAACCAGAGTTAA